The Salinibacterium sp. M195 genome includes a window with the following:
- a CDS encoding BlaI/MecI/CopY family transcriptional regulator, which produces MSAENRSEPQCRPLPLGSLEQHVMDALWDDGPLSIRDVITRLGEKHAYTTIATVLGNLDRKELVVSEREGRAVKYAARCTREQHTARLMEVALDTSRDRATAILHFVDSIDPNDLKLLRDYLAKQDKLA; this is translated from the coding sequence ATGAGTGCCGAAAATCGCTCCGAGCCACAGTGCCGACCGCTGCCCCTGGGCAGTTTGGAACAGCACGTGATGGATGCGTTGTGGGATGACGGGCCGCTGAGCATCCGCGACGTCATCACGCGCCTCGGCGAAAAGCACGCCTATACAACCATTGCCACGGTTCTGGGAAACCTTGACCGCAAGGAGCTTGTCGTCTCCGAACGCGAAGGTCGAGCCGTGAAATATGCGGCCCGTTGTACGCGCGAGCAACACACGGCGCGCCTGATGGAGGTCGCCCTCGACACCAGTCGCGATCGTGCCACTGCGATTCTGCACTTTGTCGATTCGATCGACCCGAACGACCTCAAACTCCTTCGTGACTACCTCGCCAAGCAGGACAAACTCGCGTGA
- a CDS encoding transcriptional regulator codes for MTNPNDEASGTATNATNDNLAGTADLRALANSVRLDMLRLLRDREWTMADLATELGLRKGSVSYHLRVLERAAIVRQSGERSVRGGRQQLWALSAASIAGDPAITTPSSRPAVLRALASQMESRAAQRLFVSSVRLDAAATEKAIILLEGALESIRELETDAGDVVTLGAFTFSSAAG; via the coding sequence GTGACGAACCCCAACGATGAAGCATCTGGCACCGCAACGAACGCCACCAACGACAACCTCGCAGGCACCGCCGACCTCCGTGCGCTCGCCAATTCTGTGCGCCTCGACATGCTCAGGCTGCTGCGTGATCGCGAGTGGACCATGGCTGACCTCGCGACCGAGTTGGGACTCCGCAAAGGCAGCGTTAGCTACCATTTGCGGGTGCTTGAGCGTGCAGCGATCGTGCGCCAATCGGGCGAACGCAGCGTTCGAGGCGGGCGCCAGCAACTCTGGGCGCTGAGCGCCGCATCGATCGCGGGAGATCCAGCAATCACGACGCCGAGCTCACGACCCGCAGTGCTTCGGGCGCTAGCGTCGCAGATGGAATCACGCGCGGCCCAACGGCTGTTCGTCTCCTCCGTGCGACTGGATGCCGCAGCAACTGAAAAGGCGATCATTCTGCTGGAAGGTGCGCTGGAATCCATCCGCGAACTCGAGACCGACGCGGGCGACGTCGTCACTCTTGGTGCCTTCACTTTCAGTTCAGCCGCCGGATGA
- a CDS encoding M56 family metallopeptidase, with amino-acid sequence MTAFLLPILLATTLVVTMLAGPKLVQAAAPALMRAPRAAIALLLGAVVLWLMASAALSLMLAWMFTGPAILPETVAGICQRCIAAATPFPSVGVVATVIPSAILIFLPALTLAALVAVAVVRGLRRGRTTTATARGIAARSQRARLHGHRVLVIRDQRPTAYSLPQHHGGIVISDSLIAALRTEELVAVLAHEREHVRGHHHLIHAALDVVVAPLRWLPLMAAVINAVPHYLEIAADDAARRSAGTPALASALLKLGEPHVGITAQPDRYTVGTLLHAAGPSRIGHLITPPSIRTAIAPIAALGVMAIGCAVATTAVHGPYLYVIAAGCHFPL; translated from the coding sequence GTGACCGCATTCCTCTTGCCTATCCTGCTCGCCACAACACTCGTCGTGACGATGCTGGCCGGACCGAAGCTCGTGCAGGCAGCAGCTCCCGCCCTCATGCGGGCACCCCGCGCAGCTATCGCGCTGCTGCTCGGCGCCGTCGTGCTCTGGTTGATGGCCTCGGCCGCATTGAGCCTCATGCTGGCGTGGATGTTCACCGGCCCCGCCATTCTGCCGGAGACTGTCGCTGGAATCTGTCAACGCTGTATCGCTGCGGCCACGCCCTTCCCCTCTGTTGGCGTGGTCGCCACCGTCATCCCTTCGGCAATTCTCATCTTCTTACCCGCTCTCACTCTGGCGGCGCTCGTTGCTGTCGCCGTCGTTCGCGGGCTGCGTCGCGGGCGAACAACAACAGCAACCGCGCGTGGCATTGCGGCGCGGTCGCAACGTGCACGCCTCCATGGGCACCGGGTGCTGGTGATTCGAGACCAGCGTCCGACCGCGTACTCCCTTCCGCAACACCACGGCGGAATCGTGATCTCCGACAGCCTGATTGCGGCACTCCGCACGGAAGAACTCGTGGCGGTTCTTGCCCACGAACGCGAGCACGTGCGCGGACATCACCACCTCATCCATGCCGCCCTCGATGTCGTGGTTGCGCCCCTGCGCTGGTTACCGCTTATGGCGGCCGTCATCAACGCGGTGCCGCACTACCTTGAAATTGCAGCGGATGACGCGGCTCGCCGCTCGGCAGGAACACCAGCGCTAGCGAGCGCATTGCTCAAGCTGGGGGAGCCACACGTCGGCATCACCGCTCAGCCGGATCGCTACACCGTCGGCACTCTCCTCCACGCCGCAGGTCCTAGTCGCATCGGCCACCTGATTACACCGCCATCGATCCGCACGGCCATCGCCCCCATTGCCGCCCTTGGTGTCATGGCTATCGGTTGTGCCGTGGCAACAACGGCAGTGCACGGGCCGTACCTTTACGTCATTGCTGCAGGCTGCCATTTCCCACTCTGA
- a CDS encoding MFS transporter — protein MDSPSQLGRPFWVLWSALTATNIGDGIRLVALPLLATQMTQNPALIALVTVFTYVPALLFGQIAGVVVDRVRKRRLIAFSQIIRAAVLAVVAVAIALGELSIGMLCAAAFLYGVGEAVADPAAHAMLPRLVPARDLSRANSDLQSGQIIGEMFVGRALGGILFAVAQPLPVVANALLLAAAALAMFSLGGWESDSEHESEREPEHGGAPGERAGEHAGGGIRQFARELADGIRVVTHSRLLGVMALLLAVWAGVSGAFWGVAAIYALRDLESGEIGFGIMLALSAIGSLVGARVAIRVIRKLGAPSAGLTAVLVSGASIIALTWTRELWLAALLLAFNGTAVTLWNVMTITIRQAAVETNMLGRVSSTYLVMARLALPIGAGLAGLLATATDAPTVFFVFGSVLVLAAAVLLPLLWKQFGHSWPRGHDSAQKVTAR, from the coding sequence GTGGACTCCCCATCGCAGCTCGGACGACCGTTCTGGGTTTTGTGGAGCGCGCTAACCGCCACGAACATCGGCGATGGGATCCGTCTCGTCGCGCTGCCGTTGTTGGCCACACAAATGACTCAGAACCCCGCGCTGATCGCGCTAGTGACCGTTTTCACCTATGTGCCGGCGCTGCTCTTCGGCCAGATCGCCGGGGTGGTCGTAGATCGGGTGCGCAAGCGACGACTGATCGCGTTTTCACAAATCATTCGCGCAGCGGTTTTGGCCGTCGTCGCGGTGGCAATCGCGCTCGGGGAACTCAGCATCGGAATGTTGTGTGCGGCAGCCTTTCTTTACGGCGTGGGGGAGGCTGTTGCTGATCCTGCAGCCCACGCGATGCTTCCACGACTCGTGCCTGCCAGAGACCTGAGCCGCGCCAACTCTGATCTGCAATCAGGCCAGATCATTGGCGAAATGTTCGTCGGCCGGGCCTTAGGTGGGATCCTTTTTGCCGTAGCCCAGCCATTGCCGGTGGTCGCGAACGCGCTGTTACTGGCCGCAGCGGCACTGGCGATGTTCTCGCTCGGCGGGTGGGAGAGCGATTCTGAGCACGAGTCTGAGCGTGAGCCTGAGCATGGGGGTGCGCCGGGCGAGCGCGCGGGCGAACATGCGGGAGGCGGCATCCGTCAGTTCGCCCGTGAACTAGCTGACGGCATCCGAGTCGTGACTCATTCCCGGCTGCTCGGCGTCATGGCGTTGCTGTTGGCAGTGTGGGCAGGAGTATCCGGAGCATTTTGGGGAGTCGCCGCGATCTACGCACTACGGGACCTCGAATCTGGAGAGATCGGATTCGGGATCATGTTGGCTCTGTCAGCTATCGGCTCCCTGGTCGGCGCTCGGGTCGCGATCAGGGTCATCCGAAAGCTAGGGGCGCCGAGTGCTGGGCTCACCGCCGTGCTCGTGAGCGGTGCCTCGATCATCGCCCTCACGTGGACGCGCGAGCTCTGGCTTGCCGCTCTGTTGCTCGCGTTCAACGGAACAGCGGTCACGCTTTGGAACGTCATGACGATCACCATCAGGCAAGCCGCTGTTGAGACGAACATGCTCGGACGAGTCAGCAGCACCTACCTGGTGATGGCCCGTCTTGCCTTGCCCATCGGCGCGGGGCTCGCCGGACTGCTCGCGACAGCAACGGATGCGCCGACAGTGTTCTTCGTGTTCGGAAGTGTGCTCGTGCTCGCGGCGGCCGTGCTCTTGCCTCTGCTGTGGAAACAGTTTGGGCACTCGTGGCCGCGCGGCCACGACTCGGCGCAGAAGGTGACTGCGCGCTGA
- a CDS encoding cell wall-binding repeat-containing protein, translating to MVAISAAPAIVNPSPATGADEILDSYVRADAYVFETDPYAWDPNLTVRAPGCRRFLEAQVWDGSVWKTTAEKVQVITDFSLPLAEQCYDADGEMDVLAVLSSHLGTPLVLPGTYKIRLFTPAESAEYGGGFVGANGGEERTIWNFSSATSATITVKVVKSPTKVDPIEDKDRWIRSGESAGDIYVSITTPQRTGKMVGLEKRVNGAWALHGLYRGGTGLSEGYHFPVQTEDTEWRLVLYETPYTERAESPPWFVRVYPVVTRLAGANRYATAAAVSAASFEPGVSVAYVANGSNFPDALAGAAVAGKVGAPVLLTSASSIPAVVKAELVRLKPQRIVVLGGSGVVSNSVLNQLGAFTKGGVSRLAGANRYATAAAVSAASFEPGVSVAYVANGSNFPDALAGAAVAGKVGAPVLLTSASSIPAVVKAELVRLKPQRIVVLGGSGVISASLEKQLKAYAVP from the coding sequence GTGGTCGCGATTTCGGCAGCGCCCGCGATAGTGAACCCGTCGCCCGCGACCGGGGCAGACGAGATCTTGGACAGCTACGTCCGCGCCGATGCGTATGTGTTCGAGACCGACCCTTACGCCTGGGACCCGAATCTCACGGTGAGGGCTCCGGGGTGCCGTCGTTTCCTAGAGGCGCAAGTGTGGGATGGCAGCGTCTGGAAAACTACCGCCGAAAAAGTGCAGGTCATCACGGACTTTTCTCTGCCGCTCGCAGAACAGTGCTATGACGCAGATGGAGAAATGGATGTGCTGGCGGTTCTGTCGTCGCATTTGGGCACGCCGCTAGTTCTCCCTGGCACCTACAAGATTCGCCTATTCACTCCAGCGGAAAGCGCCGAGTATGGCGGCGGTTTCGTTGGTGCAAACGGAGGCGAAGAGCGGACTATCTGGAACTTCTCCAGTGCAACTAGCGCGACGATTACCGTCAAGGTCGTGAAGTCGCCAACCAAGGTTGATCCGATTGAGGACAAAGATCGATGGATTCGATCGGGAGAATCTGCCGGAGACATCTATGTCTCGATTACTACTCCGCAACGTACGGGAAAAATGGTGGGGCTAGAGAAACGGGTCAATGGGGCGTGGGCCCTGCACGGGCTCTATCGCGGCGGGACCGGACTCTCAGAGGGCTATCACTTTCCCGTCCAGACCGAAGACACGGAGTGGAGACTAGTCCTTTACGAAACCCCGTACACGGAGCGAGCTGAATCGCCGCCGTGGTTCGTTCGGGTGTATCCCGTAGTCACGCGTCTTGCGGGTGCGAATCGTTATGCGACGGCGGCGGCTGTTTCTGCGGCGTCGTTTGAGCCGGGGGTTTCGGTGGCGTATGTCGCGAACGGTTCGAATTTTCCGGATGCTTTGGCGGGTGCTGCGGTTGCGGGCAAGGTTGGTGCTCCGGTGTTGTTGACGAGTGCGTCGAGTATTCCGGCGGTGGTGAAGGCTGAGTTGGTGCGGTTGAAGCCGCAGCGGATTGTGGTCTTAGGTGGCTCGGGAGTTGTCTCGAACTCGGTGCTGAATCAGTTGGGTGCTTTTACGAAGGGTGGCGTTAGCCGTCTTGCGGGTGCGAATCGTTATGCGACGGCGGCGGCTGTTTCTGCGGCGTCGTTTGAGCCGGGGGTTTCGGTGGCGTATGTCGCGAACGGTTCGAATTTTCCGGATGCTTTGGCGGGTGCTGCGGTTGCGGGCAAGGTTGGTGCTCCGGTGTTGTTGACGAGTGCGTCGAGTATTCCGGCGGTGGTGAAGGCTGAGTTGGTGCGGTTGAAGCCGCAGCGGATTGTGGTCTTGGGCGGCTCAGGCGTCATCTCGGCTTCGCTAGAGAAACAGTTGAAGGCCTACGCCGTTCCCTAA
- a CDS encoding thioredoxin domain-containing protein: protein MSKQASSTGRKDRGFRSWLVPIGIVVISGLLLTIVILQLRPDQTPAGTVAEAGDSSTAPSEQPDLTQLEYRDPADVQATGPADAPIGLIVFSDYQCAFCAKWTHNTLPTMMEYADAGDLRIEWRDINMYGEPSERASRAAHAAGLQSQFWQFHDALYPGGVHLPEAGLTKNALVALATELGLDAEQFATDMDSPAVVETINKRAAEARQLGVTGTPTFILNGVPIVGAQPTEVFVDAIENALTAAENGQ, encoded by the coding sequence ATGAGTAAACAGGCAAGCTCCACCGGCAGAAAAGATCGCGGATTTCGCAGCTGGTTGGTTCCTATCGGCATCGTCGTGATTTCCGGTTTGCTCCTCACCATTGTGATTCTGCAGTTACGACCAGATCAGACTCCAGCCGGTACGGTCGCTGAAGCCGGCGACAGCAGCACCGCCCCTTCTGAGCAGCCTGACCTCACGCAGCTCGAGTATCGCGACCCCGCCGATGTGCAGGCGACTGGCCCAGCCGATGCCCCGATCGGACTCATCGTTTTCTCCGACTATCAGTGCGCCTTCTGTGCAAAGTGGACACACAACACGCTGCCGACGATGATGGAATACGCCGATGCCGGAGATCTTCGCATCGAATGGCGAGACATCAATATGTATGGGGAACCCTCCGAGCGCGCCTCTCGTGCCGCCCACGCTGCGGGTCTCCAATCACAGTTTTGGCAATTCCATGACGCGCTTTACCCCGGCGGCGTGCACTTGCCCGAAGCGGGACTCACCAAAAACGCACTCGTCGCGCTTGCCACTGAACTCGGCTTAGACGCCGAGCAGTTCGCTACCGATATGGACTCCCCCGCAGTCGTCGAAACGATCAACAAGCGTGCCGCGGAGGCACGCCAACTCGGCGTAACCGGCACCCCAACGTTCATCCTCAACGGGGTGCCAATTGTCGGTGCTCAGCCGACCGAGGTATTTGTGGACGCGATCGAAAATGCACTCACTGCAGCAGAAAACGGGCAATAG